One region of Thermodesulfobacteriota bacterium genomic DNA includes:
- a CDS encoding ATP-grasp domain-containing protein — MAELKVAVLYNLLERLEKGEEKDFVAEAAIVEEIGAIEEGLRFNGYLSYVLAVRDEIESVIHWLQKIRPDVVFNLCESIYGDARLEMTIPALLDLLRIPYTGSSALTLGLCQDKGKVKDILTSHGILTPKYKVFDREVGVLKGHLFPMIVKPLHEDGSLGISKESVVFSDEDLNRQVRYVIERYRQPALVEEFIEGRELNVGLMESDGRVEVLPISEIDYSEFPEGIPKICSYEAKWVQESPEYQKSKPICPAALDWILQKQVEHLAVRVFKLFGCRDYARVDMRIGRDGKIYILEVNPNPDISPPSGMVRAIKAKGMTYAEFIRKVIERAHLRGAKR; from the coding sequence ATGGCGGAATTGAAGGTGGCCGTTCTTTACAATCTCCTTGAGCGCCTCGAGAAGGGTGAGGAGAAGGACTTTGTGGCCGAGGCAGCGATCGTCGAGGAGATCGGGGCCATCGAGGAAGGCCTTCGCTTCAATGGATATCTCTCCTATGTCCTGGCCGTCCGCGACGAAATCGAGTCTGTGATCCATTGGTTGCAGAAGATCCGGCCGGATGTGGTGTTCAATCTCTGCGAGAGCATTTACGGAGATGCCCGTCTTGAGATGACCATCCCGGCCCTGCTCGACCTGCTTCGGATTCCCTATACGGGCTCTTCTGCCCTCACCCTCGGCCTCTGTCAGGACAAGGGAAAGGTGAAGGATATCCTCACCTCCCACGGAATCCTCACTCCCAAATATAAAGTTTTTGATCGGGAGGTTGGGGTGTTGAAAGGCCATCTCTTTCCGATGATCGTCAAGCCCCTCCACGAGGATGGCAGCCTAGGCATCTCCAAGGAGAGCGTGGTCTTTTCCGACGAGGACCTGAACCGTCAGGTCCGGTATGTGATCGAAAGGTATCGACAGCCCGCCTTAGTCGAAGAATTCATCGAGGGTCGGGAGCTGAATGTGGGTTTGATGGAATCGGATGGGAGGGTGGAGGTCCTGCCCATCTCGGAGATCGATTATTCGGAGTTTCCCGAGGGAATTCCAAAGATCTGTAGTTATGAGGCGAAATGGGTTCAGGAGAGCCCTGAGTATCAGAAGTCGAAACCCATCTGCCCCGCGGCCTTGGACTGGATCCTGCAGAAACAAGTCGAGCACCTCGCCGTCCGGGTCTTCAAACTCTTCGGCTGTCGGGACTATGCCCGGGTGGATATGCGGATCGGCCGGGACGGGAAGATCTATATTCTCGAGGTGAACCCCAATCCCGACATCTCCCCTCCTTCCGGGATGGTCAGGGCGATCAAGGCCAAGGGGATGACCTATGCCGAATTCATCCGGAAGGTAATCGAAAGGGCCCACCTAAGAGGTGCAAAGAGGTGA
- the ablA gene encoding lysine 2,3-aminomutase, producing the protein MEPASDSNLSIPPRRAERPCQLSLFRPVEGEKTEFEARESIPFYWREVKERDWNDWRWQLRHRITTLEQLKEILQLTPEEIEGIKHSKGRLALAVTPYFVSLMDPLNPNCPIRRQAIPRVEELRLSKNDMVDPCGEDKDSPVPGLVHRYPDRVLLLVTDQCAVYCRYCTRRRLVGSTERSITQGNFEEVLKYLRKNRRVRDVLLSGGDPLLLENERLEEILSRLRAIPHIELLRIGTRVPVSLPQRITPGLVKMLKRFHPLMISIHFTHPKEITDAVRKACNDLADGGIPLGSQTVLLKGINDKPQIMKKLVHELLKIRVRPYYIYQCDLAMGTEHFRTSVATGIQIIEKLRGFTTGYAVPTFVVDAPGGGGKIPLEPNYLVAREKGKVLLRNYEGKVYEYPEPNIIEFKKVAEKIAAKKAIVRP; encoded by the coding sequence ATGGAGCCTGCTTCAGACTCTAATTTGTCTATCCCGCCGAGAAGAGCGGAGAGACCTTGCCAGCTCAGCCTGTTCCGTCCTGTGGAGGGCGAAAAGACCGAGTTCGAGGCCAGAGAGTCCATTCCTTTTTACTGGAGGGAGGTGAAGGAGCGAGATTGGAACGATTGGAGATGGCAGCTCCGGCACCGCATCACGACGCTGGAACAGCTGAAGGAGATCCTCCAACTGACCCCGGAGGAGATCGAGGGGATCAAACATTCCAAGGGAAGGTTGGCCTTGGCGGTCACCCCCTACTTCGTCAGCCTGATGGACCCGTTGAATCCAAACTGTCCGATCAGGCGGCAGGCCATTCCCCGGGTGGAGGAACTCCGTCTCTCCAAGAACGATATGGTCGATCCCTGTGGGGAAGATAAGGATTCCCCCGTTCCGGGACTGGTACACCGATATCCGGACCGGGTCCTCCTTCTCGTCACGGATCAGTGTGCCGTCTATTGCCGTTATTGTACCCGGAGGAGGCTGGTCGGAAGCACGGAGCGGTCGATCACCCAGGGCAATTTCGAGGAGGTCCTGAAATACCTGAGAAAGAATCGGAGGGTTCGGGATGTCCTGCTTTCGGGCGGCGATCCCCTCCTGTTGGAGAATGAAAGGCTGGAGGAGATTCTGAGTCGACTCCGGGCCATCCCGCATATCGAACTCCTAAGGATCGGAACGAGAGTTCCCGTCTCCCTTCCTCAGAGGATCACGCCGGGTCTGGTGAAGATGCTCAAGAGGTTCCATCCTCTGATGATCTCCATTCATTTCACCCATCCCAAGGAGATCACCGATGCCGTAAGAAAGGCATGCAACGACCTGGCCGACGGCGGCATCCCCCTGGGAAGCCAGACCGTGCTCCTGAAAGGGATCAACGACAAACCCCAGATCATGAAGAAACTGGTCCATGAGCTCCTCAAGATCCGGGTCCGCCCCTACTATATCTACCAATGTGACCTGGCCATGGGGACGGAACATTTCAGGACCTCGGTCGCCACGGGCATTCAGATCATCGAGAAACTCCGTGGGTTTACCACAGGCTATGCCGTGCCGACCTTCGTGGTGGATGCGCCAGGGGGAGGGGGGAAGATCCCGCTTGAGCCCAACTACCTGGTGGCGAGGGAGAAGGGAAAGGTCCTCCTGAGAAATTACGAAGGGAAGGTCTACGAATACCCAGAGCCCAACATCATCGAATTCAAGAAGGTTGCCGAGAAGATTGCCGCCAAGAAGGCGATCGTTCGACCTTGA
- a CDS encoding response regulator: MVEKVKRAFILDRDEFLRLSLNKILKKYGFEVEEIEDLEELEKRKKEIKEGMIIADLDLETLDRWLPYLKRWNDRFILMTSLITDELSQRLKQIGLHRILKKPVEPKLLRKAIGEIPFPGEIRFPGSRKTKGAHSTRSERR, encoded by the coding sequence ATGGTGGAGAAGGTCAAGAGGGCATTCATTTTAGATCGGGACGAGTTCCTCCGGCTCAGCCTGAACAAGATCCTCAAGAAATATGGATTTGAGGTCGAAGAGATCGAGGATCTTGAAGAGCTGGAGAAAAGAAAGAAAGAGATCAAGGAGGGGATGATCATCGCGGATCTGGACTTGGAGACCCTCGACCGGTGGCTGCCTTACCTGAAGCGATGGAACGATCGGTTCATCCTGATGACCTCCTTGATCACTGACGAGCTCTCCCAGCGGTTGAAACAGATCGGCCTCCATCGCATTTTAAAAAAGCCGGTCGAACCGAAACTCCTGAGGAAGGCGATCGGGGAGATCCCCTTCCCCGGGGAGATCCGGTTTCCGGGATCAAGGAAGACGAAGGGAGCACACTCAACCCGGTCAGAAAGGAGGTGA
- a CDS encoding sigma-54 dependent transcriptional regulator — protein MDRKTILIVEDDPGVGESLSLLFKKKGYQVLLASSGKEGFQLFQQEMIDLVITDLVMPKMDGLQLLEAVKGLRPETEVIVISAQGTIEKAVQAMKLGAFDFIEKPINPKVLPLLAERALEKQTLILQNRDLRSQLEDRFHFKNIIGRSEKMVKIFDLIRHIAPYDSSVLIIGESGTGKELIANAIHYNSPRAAKPFIKVSCASLSEGIIESELFGHEKGAFTGAIASRKGRFELAHEGTLFLDEVEDIPLATQTKLLRVLQEGEFERVGGNRTIKVNIRIIAASNRDLQEAVRNGTFREDLYYRLNVVNLRLPPLRERKEDIPFLVQFFLEKFNKKYQMKVRGVSQKAMSLLMNYSWSGNVRELENTIESSLVIHNPEILDVHHLPLEIREPMDEEPGVITIKIGTPLEEVEREVLFHTLRATKGNKQRAAKLLGINVRTIHRKIEEIQKISPALEKAGGNLPKSHDF, from the coding sequence ATGGATAGGAAGACGATCCTCATTGTGGAAGACGATCCGGGAGTAGGCGAGAGCCTGAGCCTCCTCTTCAAAAAGAAGGGGTACCAGGTCCTTCTGGCCTCAAGCGGCAAGGAGGGGTTTCAACTCTTCCAGCAGGAGATGATCGACCTGGTCATCACCGACCTGGTCATGCCGAAGATGGACGGGCTCCAGCTCCTCGAGGCGGTCAAGGGGCTCAGACCCGAGACAGAGGTCATCGTCATCTCGGCCCAGGGCACGATCGAGAAGGCGGTCCAGGCCATGAAGCTGGGCGCTTTCGATTTTATCGAAAAACCGATCAACCCGAAGGTCCTCCCCCTGCTGGCCGAGAGGGCTCTGGAGAAGCAGACCCTGATCTTGCAGAATCGGGACCTCCGTTCCCAGTTAGAAGACCGGTTCCATTTCAAGAACATCATCGGAAGAAGCGAAAAGATGGTCAAGATCTTCGACCTCATCCGCCATATTGCCCCCTACGACAGTTCGGTTCTCATCATCGGGGAGAGCGGGACGGGCAAAGAGCTCATAGCCAACGCCATCCATTACAACAGTCCCCGGGCGGCCAAACCCTTCATCAAAGTGAGCTGCGCCTCCTTGAGCGAAGGGATCATCGAGAGTGAGCTCTTCGGCCACGAAAAGGGGGCCTTTACCGGAGCGATCGCCTCCCGGAAGGGCCGATTCGAACTTGCCCACGAAGGGACCCTCTTTTTAGATGAGGTCGAGGATATCCCCTTGGCCACGCAGACCAAACTCTTAAGGGTCCTCCAGGAGGGGGAATTCGAGCGGGTGGGGGGAAACCGGACGATCAAGGTCAATATCCGAATCATCGCGGCCAGCAACAGAGACCTGCAGGAAGCGGTCAGGAATGGGACCTTCCGGGAGGACCTCTACTATCGGCTCAATGTGGTCAACCTCAGGCTTCCGCCCTTGAGGGAGCGAAAGGAAGACATTCCCTTTTTGGTCCAGTTCTTCCTCGAAAAATTCAACAAGAAGTACCAGATGAAGGTGAGGGGCGTCTCCCAAAAGGCGATGAGCCTGCTCATGAATTATTCTTGGAGCGGGAATGTTCGGGAGCTGGAAAATACGATCGAGTCTTCCCTGGTCATCCACAACCCCGAAATCCTGGACGTCCATCATCTCCCTTTGGAAATCAGGGAGCCTATGGATGAAGAACCCGGGGTGATCACGATCAAAATTGGGACGCCTCTGGAGGAGGTGGAGAGGGAGGTTCTCTTCCATACCCTGAGGGCGACCAAAGGGAACAAGCAGCGGGCGGCCAAACTGCTGGGCATCAACGTCCGGACGATCCATAGAAAGATCGAGGAAATCCAGAAAATTTCCCCAGCGTTGGAAAAGGCCGGCGGAAACCTGCCAAAAAGTCATGATTTTTAA
- a CDS encoding ATP-binding protein has product MKTQRPDPNLFETILRHLKEAVVFADERGRIRIFNPMAAEFFKVKEKQALGERVERILPYQPIRKQFDAVYETREGHHDIELAIHVPSPSQVETRLLRCSFYPVFDPEETFMGCLATFADITEKGMLSREISQSKDLSTIGMLARWMAHEIRNPLSSLNINIELLRDEILGEAQLSKKEEIQSLLNFISYETLRLENNLKEFLDFNRLPPLKFEWVQLNEVLDSVVRLLRPDAQMKKARLETHFQKNLPLVKIDVSQINLAVSNLLINSIQAVSEKGEVHLITRASKKNVFIVVKDNGVGIPKEHLPRIFDFMFSTKPTGSGLGLSIVKKIIADHHGDITVKSEVNRGSIFRVRLPLTPRAG; this is encoded by the coding sequence ATGAAGACCCAACGGCCCGATCCAAACCTCTTTGAAACCATCTTGAGGCATCTGAAGGAGGCCGTGGTCTTCGCGGACGAGCGAGGACGGATCCGAATCTTCAACCCCATGGCCGCAGAATTCTTCAAGGTGAAAGAGAAACAGGCCTTGGGGGAGAGGGTGGAGCGGATCCTTCCCTACCAGCCGATCCGAAAGCAATTCGATGCCGTCTATGAAACCCGGGAAGGGCATCACGATATCGAGCTGGCCATCCATGTCCCGTCTCCGTCCCAGGTCGAGACCCGGCTCCTGCGGTGCAGTTTCTACCCGGTCTTTGATCCCGAGGAGACGTTCATGGGATGTCTGGCCACCTTTGCCGATATCACCGAAAAGGGGATGCTCTCCCGCGAGATCAGCCAGAGCAAAGACCTCTCCACGATCGGGATGCTCGCCCGATGGATGGCCCACGAGATCCGCAATCCTCTCAGCTCCCTCAATATCAACATCGAACTCTTGAGGGACGAAATTCTGGGGGAGGCCCAGCTCTCCAAAAAAGAGGAGATCCAATCCCTCCTCAATTTTATCAGTTACGAGACCCTTCGGCTGGAGAACAACCTGAAGGAGTTTTTGGATTTCAACCGCCTCCCCCCTCTGAAGTTCGAATGGGTCCAGCTGAACGAGGTGCTGGACTCGGTCGTGCGACTGCTCAGGCCCGATGCCCAGATGAAAAAGGCCAGGCTGGAGACCCATTTCCAGAAGAACCTCCCTTTGGTGAAGATCGACGTAAGCCAGATCAATCTGGCCGTCTCCAATCTCCTCATCAACAGCATTCAGGCCGTCTCCGAGAAAGGGGAGGTCCACCTCATCACCCGCGCCTCCAAGAAGAATGTCTTTATCGTCGTCAAAGACAACGGGGTAGGGATTCCCAAAGAGCACCTGCCGAGAATCTTCGACTTCATGTTCAGCACCAAACCGACGGGTTCGGGCCTTGGCCTCTCGATCGTCAAGAAGATCATCGCGGACCACCATGGCGACATCACGGTCAAAAGCGAGGTGAACCGCGGGTCCATCTTTCGGGTCCGGCTTCCGCTCACCCCGAGGGCGGGCTGA
- a CDS encoding ATP-grasp domain-containing protein, protein MKASWKRLRVGITYNLRKDFSWQEGQPIDSFEEFDSEETIDAICEVLESEGHEVIRLGGDVGLLDRLRASRPDIVFNIAEGTGGRNREAHIPALLEFLNIPYTGSDPLTLSLTLDKSMAKKVVRSEGIPTPPFKKVESLQDLQDLGLRYPLFVKLCYEGSSKGVRLDSKISDFSLLREKVSWLLETYGPPLLVEEFVSGPEFTVGILGNLNPEVLGVMQIEVIGSAAEEAIYSLEVKREWEERVRYHCPPPISGELKGRIEEVALRAYRALECRDVSRVDIRVGADGVPYFLEINPLPGLSPVYGDLPIMARRMGWEYRELVRAIFHHALKRYGMEG, encoded by the coding sequence ATGAAGGCGTCCTGGAAGCGATTGAGAGTCGGAATCACGTACAATCTGAGAAAGGACTTCTCCTGGCAAGAGGGGCAGCCGATCGACTCCTTCGAGGAGTTCGATTCGGAGGAGACAATCGACGCGATCTGTGAGGTCCTTGAGAGCGAGGGACACGAGGTCATCCGGCTGGGCGGCGACGTGGGGCTGCTCGATCGATTGAGGGCCTCCCGCCCCGACATCGTCTTTAACATCGCGGAGGGGACAGGAGGGCGAAACCGGGAGGCCCACATCCCCGCCCTCCTCGAATTCTTGAACATCCCTTACACCGGATCCGATCCCCTTACCCTCTCCCTCACCCTTGACAAATCGATGGCCAAAAAAGTGGTTCGGAGCGAGGGGATCCCGACCCCTCCTTTCAAAAAGGTCGAGAGCCTACAGGACCTTCAGGACCTCGGCCTCCGCTATCCTCTCTTCGTGAAATTATGTTATGAGGGTTCGAGCAAAGGGGTTCGCCTCGATTCGAAGATCTCCGATTTCTCCCTCTTAAGAGAGAAGGTGAGCTGGCTCCTCGAGACCTATGGCCCGCCCCTCCTGGTGGAGGAGTTCGTGAGCGGTCCGGAGTTCACCGTGGGCATCCTGGGGAATTTGAACCCCGAGGTCCTTGGGGTGATGCAGATCGAGGTGATCGGATCCGCGGCCGAAGAGGCGATCTACTCCCTCGAGGTCAAGCGGGAATGGGAGGAGAGGGTCCGATACCACTGCCCGCCTCCGATCTCCGGGGAGTTGAAGGGCAGGATTGAAGAGGTGGCCTTGCGCGCCTATCGCGCCCTCGAATGCAGGGACGTTTCTCGAGTCGACATCCGGGTGGGAGCCGACGGGGTCCCCTACTTTTTGGAGATCAACCCCTTGCCTGGCCTCTCTCCGGTATATGGCGACCTTCCTATCATGGCTAGGCGGATGGGATGGGAGTATCGGGAGCTGGTTCGGGCCATCTTCCACCACGCCCTGAAACGGTACGGGATGGAGGGGTGA